A stretch of DNA from Synechococcus sp. MU1617:
GGGTTTCACATGCGTTTGCCGGGGATGGAGCAGCCGATCCAGCTACGGCCGGATCAGGTGCGCGACAGCCCGTTATGTACAACCTTGGATCTGGGCTCCAGCACGGTGGCCACCGTTGAACATCTGCTGGCGGCCCTGGCTGGTTGTGGGCTCAGCCATGTGGAGATCGGTCTCAGCGGCCATGAAGTTCCTTTGCTGGATGGTTCAGCCCTGGGCTGGGTTGAGGCCATCTCCGCAGCTGGTTTGGCCCCTGCAGCGACACCAAGGCCGGCTCCTCCGCGGTTGGAGAAACCCCTGCTGCGCACCCGCGGCAACAGTGTGATCACCGCCACCCCGTCGGATCGCTTTGGTGTTGTGGGCATCATCGATTTTCCGCAGGCGGCCATCGGCCGTCAGCAGTTCGCCTTGGAGCTCACGCCCCAACGCTTCGTCGATGAGATCGCTCCGGCACGCACCTTTGGTTTCCGGGAGCAGGTGGAGCAGCTGCGTGCTGCCGGTTTGATCCAGGGCGGAGCCCTGGACAATGCCCTGGTCTGTGACGGTGATCAGTGGATGAATCCACCGCTGCGGTTCGAGGATGAACCGGTGCGCCATAAGCTCTTGGACCTAATCGGCGACCTGGCACTCGTCGGTTTTCCCCAGGCACAAGTTCTTGTGTACAAGGGATCCCATGGTCTTCACACCGATCTCGCAGCCGCTTTGTGACTGAATCCACCACCCCAGATGTCGTGCTCACCAGCGAGCAGATCGCCGGTTTGCTCCCGCACCGTTACCCCTTCGCTCTGGTGGATCGGGTCATCGCCCATGAGCCCGGGGTTTCGGCCACGGCAATCAAGAACGTGACCATGAACGAGCCCCAGTTCCAGGGGCATTTCCCCGAGCGTCCGCTGATGCCAGGGGTGCTGATTGTCGAGGCGATGGCGCAGGTAGGTGGTCTGATCGTGACCCAGATGCCCGATCTGCCGAAGGGACTGTTCGTTTTTGCTGGCATTGACGGGGTACGCTTCCGGCGCCCTGTGGTTCCTGGAGATCAGCTGGTGATCCGCTGTGAACTGCTCAGCCTCAAGCGCAAACGCTTCGGCAAGGTCAAGGCTGAGGCCACAGTGGACGGCGATTTGGCCTGTTCCGGTGAATTGATGTTCTCCCTGGTGGACTGAGCGTGATGTCGCAGCAAACGGCGTCACAGCAGATTCACCCCATGGCGGTGGTGGACCCAAAGGCCGAGCTGGCTGCCGGCGTGGTGATCGGCCCTGGTGCGGTGGTCGGCCCCGAGGTGGTGATCGGAGAGAACACCTGGATCGGTCCCCATGCCGTTTTGGACGGACGGCTGACTCTTGGTCGTGACAACAAGGTGTTCCCGGGTGCTTGCCTGGGTCTTCCGCCGCAGGATCTCAAGTACCGCGGTGCCAACACCGAGGTGTTGATCGGTGATGGAAACACGCTGCGGGAATGCGTGACGATCAATCGTGCTACCGAAGAGGGTGAGGTGACCCGCATCGGCAACGGCAACCTGCTGATGGCCTATTGCCATCTGGGGCACAACTGCGATTTGGGCAACAACATCGTGATGTCCAATGCCATTCAGGTGGCGGGCCACGTGGTGATCGAAGACCGTGCGGTGATTGGTGGCTGTTTGGGAATTCACCAGTTCGTTCACATCGGCGGGATGGCGATGGTGGGCGGCATGACCCGCGTCGACCGAGATGTTCCCCCCTATTGCCTGGTGGAAGGCCATCCGGGCCGGGTGCGGGGTCTGAACCGTGTGGGGCTGCGGCGCAGTGGCCTGTCTGCCAATCACGATGGCGCTGAACTCAAGCAACTTCAGGAGGTCTGGACCCTGATGTATCGCTCTGACCTGGTGATTGCCGACGCGCTTCAGCGGGCCCGCAGCCAGCCGTTGCTGCCGGCGGCTGAACACTTTTGCCGGTTCCTTGAAGCCTCCACTGCGCAGGACCGACGTGGGCCGATGCCTGTGCAGGGGCGCTGATGGTTCGGCTGCTGATCAGCACTGGAGAGGTCTCCGGTGATCTGCAGGGCAGCCTGTTGATTCGCGCCCTGCGGTTG
This window harbors:
- the lpxA gene encoding acyl-ACP--UDP-N-acetylglucosamine O-acyltransferase produces the protein MSQQTASQQIHPMAVVDPKAELAAGVVIGPGAVVGPEVVIGENTWIGPHAVLDGRLTLGRDNKVFPGACLGLPPQDLKYRGANTEVLIGDGNTLRECVTINRATEEGEVTRIGNGNLLMAYCHLGHNCDLGNNIVMSNAIQVAGHVVIEDRAVIGGCLGIHQFVHIGGMAMVGGMTRVDRDVPPYCLVEGHPGRVRGLNRVGLRRSGLSANHDGAELKQLQEVWTLMYRSDLVIADALQRARSQPLLPAAEHFCRFLEASTAQDRRGPMPVQGR
- the lpxC gene encoding UDP-3-O-acyl-N-acetylglucosamine deacetylase — its product is MNSWPQDYSAAWTLAAETSRSGVGLHSGAESTVELRPTDQPGFHMRLPGMEQPIQLRPDQVRDSPLCTTLDLGSSTVATVEHLLAALAGCGLSHVEIGLSGHEVPLLDGSALGWVEAISAAGLAPAATPRPAPPRLEKPLLRTRGNSVITATPSDRFGVVGIIDFPQAAIGRQQFALELTPQRFVDEIAPARTFGFREQVEQLRAAGLIQGGALDNALVCDGDQWMNPPLRFEDEPVRHKLLDLIGDLALVGFPQAQVLVYKGSHGLHTDLAAAL
- the fabZ gene encoding 3-hydroxyacyl-ACP dehydratase FabZ, with the protein product MTESTTPDVVLTSEQIAGLLPHRYPFALVDRVIAHEPGVSATAIKNVTMNEPQFQGHFPERPLMPGVLIVEAMAQVGGLIVTQMPDLPKGLFVFAGIDGVRFRRPVVPGDQLVIRCELLSLKRKRFGKVKAEATVDGDLACSGELMFSLVD